A single Aspergillus puulaauensis MK2 DNA, chromosome 7, nearly complete sequence DNA region contains:
- the LPD1 gene encoding dihydrolipoyl dehydrogenase (COG:C;~EggNog:ENOG410PGM9;~InterPro:IPR012999,IPR036188,IPR006258,IPR001100, IPR004099,IPR023753,IPR016156;~PFAM:PF02852,PF07992,PF13450,PF00070;~go_function: GO:0004148 - dihydrolipoyl dehydrogenase activity [Evidence IEA];~go_function: GO:0016491 - oxidoreductase activity [Evidence IEA];~go_function: GO:0016668 - oxidoreductase activity, acting on a sulfur group of donors, NAD(P) as acceptor [Evidence IEA];~go_function: GO:0050660 - flavin adenine dinucleotide binding [Evidence IEA];~go_process: GO:0045454 - cell redox homeostasis [Evidence IEA];~go_process: GO:0055114 - oxidation-reduction process [Evidence IEA]), with the protein MFRSLLPRTTPRAAVRSARPVPSHIVPAPYFPILRSTRGYASESGDHDVVIIGGGVAGYVAAIKAGQEGLKAVCIEKRGRLGGTCLNVGCIPSKSLLNNSHLYHQVLHDTKKRGIEVGDVKLNLEQMMAAKDTSVDGLTKGIEFLLKKNGVDYVKGTGALVDENTVKVNLLEGGEQTLRGKNIIIATGSEATPFPGLNIDEKRIITSTGALSLKEVPKKMVVIGGGIIGLEMASVWSRLGSQVTVVEFLNQIGGPGMDADIAKQAQKILGKQGIKFKTGTKVTKGDDSGATISLAVESAKGGKEETLDADVVLVAIGRRPYTEGLGLENAGLEKDDRGRLVIDQEYRTKASHIRVIGDCTFGPMLAHKAEEEAVAAIEYIKKGYGHVNYAAIPSVMYTHPEVAWVGQNEAEIKAAGIKYRVGTFPFSANSRAKTNLDTEGVVKFIADSETDRILGVHIIGPGAGEMIAEATLAVEYGASSEDVARTCHAHPTLSEAFKEAAMATYSKAIHF; encoded by the exons ATGTTCCGAAGTCTACTGCCGCGGACGACGCCGCGGGCTGCTGTCCGTTCTGCTCGTCCTGTCCCTTCGCACATTGTTCCCGCGCCCTACTTCCCTATCCTACGATCTACTCGCGGTTACGCCTCAGAATCCG GTGACCACGATGTTGTTATcatcggtggtggtgtcgcTGGATACGTTGCTGCCATCAAAGCCGGCCAGGAGGGTCTCAAG GCCGTCTGTATCGAGAAGCGTGGCCGTCTCGGAGGTACCTGCCTCAACGTCGGCTGCATCCCATCAAAATCGCTCTTGAACAACTCCCATCTCTACCACCAGGTGCTCCATGACACGAAAAAACGCGGTATCGAGGTCGGTGACGTCAAATTGAACCTTGAGCAGATGATGGCCGCCAAGGACACCTCCGTCGATGGTCTGACCAAGGGTATTGAGTTCCTGCtcaagaagaacggcgtcgACTACGTCAAGGGTACTGGTGCGCTTGTTGACGAGAACACCGTCAAGGTCAACCTGCTCGAGGGTGGTGAGCAGACTCTCCGCGgaaagaacatcatcatcgctaCTGGTAGCGAGGCTACTCCTTTCCCCGGCCTGAACATCGACGAGAAGAGAATCATCACCAGCACTGGTGCTCTTTCTCTGAAGGAGGTTCCTAAGAAGATGGTTGTTATCGGTGGTGGTATCATTGGTCTTGAGATG GCCTCCGTTTGGTCCCGTCTCGGATCCCAGGTTACCGTCGTTGAGTTCCTGAACCAGATTGGTGGTCCCGGTATGGACGCCGACATCGCCAAGCAGGCCCAGAAGATCCTCGGCAAGCAGGGCATCAAGTTCAAGACCGGCACCAAGGTCACCAAGGGTGACGACAGCGGTGCTACCATATCGCTCGCCGTGGAGTCTGCCAAGGGTGGCAAGGAGGAGACCCTGGATGCTGATGTCGTTCTTGTCGCCATCGGCCGCCGACCTTACACTGAGGGTCTGGGACTTGAGAACGCCGGTCTCGAGAAGGATGACCGGGGCCGTCTGGTGATTGACCAGGAGTACCGCACCAAGGCCAGCCACATCCGTGTCATCGGTGACTGCACTTTCGGTCCTATGCTTGCCcacaaggctgaggaggaggccgttGCCGCCATCGAGTACATCAAGAAGGGTTACGGCCATGTAAACTACGCCGCCATCCCCAGCGTCATGTACACCCACCCCGAAGTCGCCTGGGTTGGCCAGAACGAGGCTGAGATCAAGGCCGCCGGCATCAAATACCGCGTCGGTACCTTCCCCTTCAGCGCCAACTCTCGTGCTAAGACCAACCTCGACACTGAGGGTGTGGTCAAATTCATCGCCGATTCTGAGACCGACCGCATTCTCGGAGTGCACATCATCGGTCCCGGCGCCGGTGAGATGATTGCCGAGGCCACCCTTGCTGTCGAATACGGTGCTTCTTCCGAGGACGTCGCCCGCACATGCCACGCTCACCCTACCCTCTCCGAAGCCTTCAAGGAGGCCGCCATGGCCACCTACTCCAAGGCCATCCACTTCTAG
- the PGM3 gene encoding phosphoribomutase PRM15 (COG:G;~EggNog:ENOG410PGSN;~InterPro:IPR005846,IPR016055,IPR005845,IPR005844, IPR036900,IPR016066;~PFAM:PF02879,PF02878,PF02880;~go_function: GO:0000287 - magnesium ion binding [Evidence IEA];~go_function: GO:0016868 - intramolecular transferase activity, phosphotransferases [Evidence IEA];~go_process: GO:0005975 - carbohydrate metabolic process [Evidence IEA];~go_process: GO:0071704 - organic substance metabolic process [Evidence IEA]) produces MTIMASLEDSLSPLIQKWLEWDQDPTTRSEIEQLRDSRQAAELEKRLRKRIQFGTAGLRGRMAAGFSCMNSLTVIQASQGLAKYLRDNYGDLTSRGVIIGHDARTNSAKFAVLAANAFIAQEIPVWFFSGPAVTPAVPFAVTDMRALAGVMVTASHNPAQDNGYKVYFKNGCQINSPMDREISDSIERNLKPWADAWTESPPAGDYFRPKAYEQLLPRYTTRVWHYSKSTVQHWRHPKPFVYTPLHGVGGLVLPDLCRSLGITDFTTVAEQTTPDPNFPTLPFPNPEETGALDLAVETADREGKTLIIANDPDADRFAAAEKVDGSWFFFTGNHMGALLASHLFDSLENIDTDTRVAVLNSAVSSTMLEKMATARNIYFEESLTGFKWMGNTSRNLEESGYYVTFAFEEALGYMFPEVCYDKDGITAAMIFLSAQARWATQGLTPYTKLQKLFDEFGHHETLNNYFRSPNPETSLAMFDAVRSGPFKSEMKLGSFKILRWRDMTEGFDSGTPDKKPQLPADKSSQMLTLWLDREVRFTIRASGTEAKVKYYIESCGSSRQQATDAVCDTLRTVIKEWIQPFAPLLTYNKQLSTSSGHVLRLD; encoded by the exons ATGACCATCATGGCCTCCCTCGAG GATTCTCTCTCCCCGCTGATTCAGAAATGGCTCGAGTGGGACCAG GATCCCACGACCCGCTCGGAAATCGAGCAGCTTCGGGACTCGAGGCAGGCCGCTGAGCTGGAAAAGCGCCTTCGCAAAC GCATCCAGTTTGGCACCGCCGGCCTGCGCGGCCGCATGGCTGCCGGTTTCTCGTGCATGAATTCCCTAACCGTGATCCAGGCGTCGCAAGGCCTGGCCAAGTACTTGCGGGATAACTATGGCGACCTCACCTCGCGCGGGGTGATCATCGGCCATGACGCCCGTACCAATTCTGCCAAATTCGCGGTTTTGGCCGCCAATGCATTCATCGCACAGGAAATTCCAGTCTGGTTCTTCTCAGGGCCTGCGGTTACCCCCGCTGTGCCCTTTGCCGTGACCGATATGCGCGCCCTTGCCGGCGTCATGGTCACAGCAAGCCAT AACCCAGCGCAAGATAATG GCTACAAAGT TTACTTCAAAAATGGCTGCCAGATCAATTCTCCCATGGATAGGGAGATATCCGATTCGATCGAGCGGAATCTTAAACCATGGGCAGATGCCTGGACCGAGTCACCACCAGCCGGCGATTACTTCCGCCCGAAAGCCTACGAACAGCTACTGCCACGCTATACCACTCGAGTTTGGCATTATTCG AAATCCACCGTTCAACATTGGAGGCACCCAAAGCCGTTTGTCTACACTCCCTTACATGGCGTTGGAGGGCTAGTGCTCCCCGATCTGTGCCGTTCATTGGGTATTACCGACTTCACCACAGTTGCGGAACAAACGACACCAGATCCAAACTTCCCAACGCTACCATTCCCAAACCCTGAGGAAACCGGAGCGCTAGATCTCGCGGTGGAAACAGCAGATCGGGAAGGTAAAACCCTAATTATTGCTAACGATCCAGATGCCGATAGGTTTGCTGCAGCTGAGAAGGTTGA CGGCTCTTGGTTTTTCTTCACCGGAAATCATATGGGAGCGCTTCTAGCGTCCCACCTGTTCGACTCACTTGAGAATATCGATACCGATACACGAGTTGCGGTTCTAAACTCGGCCGTCTCCTCGACCATGCTTGAGAAAATGGCAACGGCTAGGAATATCTATTTCGAGGAATCCCTAACAGGCTTCAAGTGGATGGGCAACACGTCACGGAACTTAGAGGAGTCAGGATACTACGTTACATTCGCATTTGAGGAGGCCCTTGGCTACATGTTCCCCGAGGTTTGCTACGACAAAGACGGTATTACAGCGGCTATGATCTTCTTGTCAGCACAAGCACGATGGGCCACGCAGGGCCTGACCCCTTACACCAAACTGCAGAAGTTGTTCGACGAATTTGGACACCACGAGACACTCAACAATTACTTCCGGTCGCCCAACCCTGAAACCAGTCTAGCAATGTTCGACGCTGTAAGATCTGGCCCGTTCAAATCAGAAATGAAACTAGGGTCGTTCAAAATCCTTCGATGGCGAGATATGACAGAAGGCTTTGACTCGGGCACACCAGACAAGAAGCCCCAACTTCCTGCAGATAAGAGCAGCCAAATGTTGACTCTGTGGCTTGACCGCGAAGTACGATTCACAATTCGAGCATCAGGCACAGAAGCCAAGGTCAAAT ACTACATCGAGAGCTGTGGCTCCTCTCGCCAGCAGGCCACAGATGCTGTCTGTGACACCCTGCGGACAGTCATCAAAGAATGGATTCAGCCGTTCGCCCCGCTGTTGACATACAACAAACAGCTGTCAACATCTTCAGGCCATGTTCTCCGACTTGATTAA
- a CDS encoding uncharacterized protein (TransMembrane:1 (o155-176i)), with protein sequence MSGWHGHRTPSPSPDRFNIDRPSTPRRAVRFRKPEIDSKYTYTDPDSDSDSDADTNSTISIERPPPALESPEPPMYSRGRSRCSRPRAVQAPGPNSQATHPHTPRLSRKPTSTPIPIPTRTPARAPPIPARDPLEMGPAAAAPAPDMEMDMEMEMATGMDTGTVMVMVMVMVMVMVRHQTHPRPHPPGNGRDPALVKTSGIVSVSARMTGL encoded by the exons ATGTCCGGCTGGCACGGTCACAGAACCCCCAGCCCAAGCCCTGACCGATTCAACATCGACAGACCCTCAACACCCCGCCGCGCCGTCCGATTCCGCAAACCAGAGATCGACTCCAAATACACCTACACAGacccagactcagactcagattCCGACGCTGACACAAACAGCACCATCTCCATAGAAAGGCCCCCACCAGCACTCGAATCACCAGAGCCACCAATGTATTCACGAGGCCGAAGCCGATGCAGTCGTCCAAGGG CTGTTCAAGCACCGGGGCCGAATTCACAGGCCACCCACCCCCATACTCCCAGACTCAGTCGCAAACCCACGAGCAcgcccattcccattcccactcGCACACCTGCCCGGGCTCCCCCCATCCCCGCGCGGGACCCGTTGGAAATGGGGCCTGCGGCtgcagctccggctccggacatggaaatggacatggaaatggaaatggccACTGGCATGGACACGGGCAcggtcatggtcatggtcatggtcatggtcatggtcatggtcaGGCACCAAACccaccctcgtcctcatcctcctggCAATGGTCGAGATCCTGCACTTGTGAAAACCAGTGGGattgtcagtgtcagtgccAGGATGACGGGCTTATAA
- a CDS encoding ASCC2 family CUE domain-containing protein (COG:K;~EggNog:ENOG410PI70;~InterPro:IPR009060,IPR041800,IPR003892;~PFAM:PF02845;~go_function: GO:0005515 - protein binding [Evidence IEA];~go_function: GO:0043130 - ubiquitin binding [Evidence IEA]), with protein MSCCYPSSSALKKLLSDAWGKHEDLISSSLEKGKAGIIVQLSASDSSSIFKAVSDIRLLTILASSLPACGHVLMAGSDYLDTVAEAYQTQKLEDIRRSLVANIYVGFTSLLKSTKPNLTLLLDQLFGLKASVGVGTPRMKKEPTLLSDVICSSDILTRVERYLAVQPQKRGQDLVSSLRTYQYESKSFHHRYQKPKKRIEKGKGRASDLPASEEVHAHKMSLISQIQDLFPDLGSGYIVRLLDFYGDNPETIIAHLLDASIPPELQDLDRSEQLPPTPATRHDPLPPKSTPPQSPSIPAPEPRRNVFDKDVDLAELARSNDLTTTNNNKKDNTLRFGRANPSLTADDMLADRSNHTANKAAILSALATFDSDDDERDDTYDVADVGGTVDATDEGAGTTDELDLTLLRAYKATPSLFARDSATRRSQPRDTLKRESGLTDEALEGWAVMIMRNPNRLAKLESKLALSAGGGFTPGIGLSQPEIPSTSYRRPKADGESESGTEGEPSASPGRGGSARGRGRGSSGGGGGGGRGGRGRGGGRGGGRGGGGGAGGGASADQNPAASRQRKEENKASRANHNRRQQRAKKVARAGGMVG; from the coding sequence ATGAGCTGTTGCTATCCCTCCAGCTCAGCGTTGAAAAAGCTCCTATCTGATGCGTGGGGTAAACATGAGGATTTAATCTCATCAAGTTTAGAGAAAGGGAAAGCAGGGATCATTGTACAGCTCTCTGCGTCTGACTCCAGCAGTATCTTCAAAGCTGTCTCTGATATCCGGCTATTGACTATATTGGCATCCTCGCTCCCAGCCTGTGGACATGTGCTCATGGCCGGGTCTGACTATCTGGATACTGTTGCAGAAGCATATCAAACGCAAAAACTAGAGGATATCCGCAGGTCTCTGGTTGCCAATATATATGTTGGCTTTACTTCACTATTGAAAAGCACAAAGCCGAATCTTACTCTTCTGCTGGACCAATTGTTTGGCTTAAAAGCCAGCGTCGGCGTGGGCAcgccgaggatgaagaaagaGCCAACGCTCCTCTCAGATGTCATTTGCAGTTCTGACATCTTAACTCGAGTTGAACGGTATCTGGCTGTGCAGCCCCAGAAACGGGGACAAGATCTCGTCTCAAGTTTACGTACATATCAATATGAGTCGAAGTCCTTTCACCACCGATATCAAAAGCCGAAGAAGCGGAtcgagaaaggaaaaggtcGAGCGTCAGACCTTCCGGCATCAGAAGAAGTTCACGCTCATAAGATGTCTCTAATAAGTCAGATCCAAGACCTCTTCCCTGACCTTGGATCAGGCTACATCGTGAGACTGCTAGACTTCTACGGCGACAACCCAGAAACGATAATTGCACACCTTCTCGACGCCTCTATTCCCCCAGAGCTTCAAGATCTAGACAGATCGGAGCAGCTCCCCCCTACACCAGCAACCCGCCAtgaccctcttcctcccaaaTCAACACCGCCCCAGTCCCCTTCAATACCAGCGCCAGAGCCGCGCAGAAACGTCTTCGACAAAgacgtcgacctcgccgAACTTGCGCGCTCCAACgacctcaccaccaccaacaacaataaGAAGGACAACACCCTGCGCTTTGGCCGCGCAAACCCCTCCCTCACAGCCGACGACATGCTCGCAGACCGCAGCAACCACACCGCCAACAAAGCAGCCATCCTCTCCGCCCTGGCAACCTTCGactccgacgatgacgagcgCGACGACACCTACGACGTCGCCGACGTTGGCGGCACAGTCGACGCCACAGACGAAGGCGCAGGGACCACAGATGAGCTAGATCTCACCCTGCTACGCGCCTATAAAGCCACACCGTCTCTATTCGCTCGAGACTCGGCAACGCGCCGCTCGCAGCCGCGGGATACCCTCAAGCGCGAGTCCGGACTAACGGATGAAGCGCTCGAGGGATGGGCGGTCATGATAATGCGGAATCCGAACCGTCTCGCGAAGCTGGAAAGTAAGCTTGCTCTTTCCGCGGGTGGTGGGTTCACGCCGGGTATTGGCCTGTCTCAGCCTGAGATTCCGTCGACGTCGTATCGTCGGCCGAAGGCGGATGGGGAATCTGAAAGTGGGACTGAAGGTGAGCCGTCGGCGTCTCCAGGGCGAGGCGGCTCTGCTCGAGGTCGTGGTCgtggcagcagcggtggtggtggtggtggtggacggGGTGGAAGGGGCCGaggtggtgggaggggtggtggtcgcggaggcggaggtggtgcAGGTGGTGGTGCTTCTGCAGACCAGAATCCAGCTGCTTCACGacagagaaaggaggagaatAAAGCGAGCCGGGCGAACCATAATCGACGGCAGCAGAGAGCTAAGAAGGTTGCGAGAGCTGGCGGGATGGTTGGGTAA
- the S10a gene encoding 40S ribosomal uS10 domain-containing protein (BUSCO:EOG09265CFP;~COG:J;~EggNog:ENOG410PQ4U;~InterPro:IPR036838,IPR001848,IPR018268,IPR005729, IPR027486;~PFAM:PF00338;~go_component: GO:0005840 - ribosome [Evidence IEA];~go_component: GO:0015935 - small ribosomal subunit [Evidence IEA];~go_function: GO:0003723 - RNA binding [Evidence IEA];~go_function: GO:0003735 - structural constituent of ribosome [Evidence IEA];~go_process: GO:0006412 - translation [Evidence IEA]), with protein sequence MSSTDRSLFDCIHFNDDTLNLNGHHHLTEPRSSGLDWHTASSAQVQSRSLHRKLTVNMSYKQEKEFGEGPKVHKIRITLTSRKVAALESVCAALLERARSKSLQVKGPVRLPTKTLNISTRKTPNGEGSKTWDKYEMRIHKRLIDLLAPTETVKQIIINIEAGVEVEVTIAA encoded by the exons ATGAGTTCAACAGATCGG TCGCTTTTTGATTGCATCCACTTCAACGACGACACCCTCAACTTAAACGGCCATCATCACCTTACCGAACCCCGAAGTTCAGGTCTTGATTGGCATACAGCCTCATCTGCG CAAGTTCAATCCCGGTCTCTCCACCGCAAACTCACCGTCAACATGTCTTACAAGCAAGAGAAGGAGTTCGGCGAGGGCCCC AAGGTCCACAAGATCCGTATCACCCTCACCTCCCGCAAGGTCGCTGCCCTTGAGTCTGTCTGCGCTGCTCTGCTCGAGCGTGCTCGCTCCAAGTCCCTCCAGGTCAAGGGTCCCGTCCGTCTTCCCACCAAGACCCTGAACATCTCCACCCGTAAGACCCCCAACGGTGAGGGTTCCAAGACCTGGGACAAGTACGAGATGCGCATCCACAAGCGTCTCATCGA CCTCCTCGCCCCCACCGAGACCGTTAAGcagatcatcatcaacatcgaggctggtgttgaggttgaggtcaCCATTGCCGCTTAA
- a CDS encoding fatty acid desaturase (COG:I;~EggNog:ENOG410PFMX;~InterPro:IPR001199,IPR012171,IPR005804,IPR036400;~PFAM:PF00173,PF00487;~TransMembrane:4 (i224-245o265-283i343-360o380-399i);~go_component: GO:0016021 - integral component of membrane [Evidence IEA];~go_function: GO:0016491 - oxidoreductase activity [Evidence IEA];~go_process: GO:0006629 - lipid metabolic process [Evidence IEA]), producing MAVSRKDAILSRRYIEGLIADGKHVFIFDDRVLKVDAWIPFHPGGDKSIKHMVGQDATDEINALHSTEARQRMLAFQVGRIQGPWVNFLPPIQGGKFRPYDQKAPYSEDDDTSGQSQPPSPVFDAVDAAPGARPQSPSSESSVSTPASEESEPKPSFLDARTRREIVFDTAKYPSVDTKTQEDIKQRYRELQKRIEAEGLYDCNYFSYFIEACRYTLFAGLSYLFLRLEWYLVSAFLLGCFWHQLVFTAHDAGHIGITHRYHVDSTIGMLVADYLGGLSLGWWKRSHNVHHIVTNEPEHDPDIEHMPFFAISHRFFTNLRSTYYDRVMDFDAFSNFMLKYQNYLYYPILLFGRFNLYRLSWEYLILGQGPRKGPAWWHRWFEIAGQIFFWYWFGYGVLYKSIPTWGSRLGFLFISHMVTAPVHVQITLSHFAMSTADLGVHESFPQKMLRTTMDVDCPTWLDFFHGGLQFQAIHHLYPRIPRHNLRRTQRLVLEFCRDTGIPYALYTFTDGNKEVIGKLGDVAKQVRILEECRKSCAEQGVFSDHH from the exons ATGGCCGTCTCCCGCAAGGACGCCATTCTGTCTCGCCGCTACATCGAGGGCCTCATTGCCGACGGGAAACATGTGTTCATCTTCGACGACCGTGTCCTCAAGGTCGATGCTTGGATTCCATTCCACCCTGGAGGTGACAAGTCTATCAAGCACATGGTGGGACAGGATGCCACCGACGAGATCAATGC GTTACACTCCACAGAAGCTCGCCAGCGGATGTTGGCTTTCCAGGTCGGTCGCATCCAGGGACCGTGGGTGAACTTTTTGCCTCCCATCCAGGGCGGGAAGTTCCGTCCCTACGACCAGAAAGCCCCCTacagcgaggacgacgataCCTCCGGCCAGTCCCAACCCCCGTCGCCCGTTTTCGATGCTGTAGATGCTGCTCCGGGAGCTCGTCCGCAGTCACCATCTTCTGAGTCTTCCGTCTCGACTCCTGCCAGCGAAGAATCCGAACCGAAGCCTTCTTTCCTCGACGCCCGGACACGACGGGAAATCGTCTTCGACACCGCCAAGTATCCTTCGGTGGACACGAAAACGCAGGAGGATATTAAACAGAGATATCGCGAGTTACAGAAACGGATCGAAGCCGAGGGACTTTACGATTGCAACTATTTCTCATACTTCATCGAAGCCTGTCGATATACTCTATTCGCTGGACTGTCATACCTCTTTCTACGCCTCGAATGGTATCTGGTCTCGGCCTTCCTTCTAGGATGTTTCTGGCACCAACTGGTATTTACTGCACACGATGCAGGCCACATCGGCATCACCCACCGTTACCATGTGGACAGTACAATCGGGATGCTGGTTGCCGATTACCTCGGGGGACTTAGTCTCGGCTGGTGGAAAAGGAGCCACAACGTTCACCACATCGTGACGAATGAACCAGAACACGATCCGGATATCGAGCATATGCCCTTCTTCGCTATTTCACACCGCTTCTTCACGAATCTGCGAAGCACGTACTATGACCGCGTCATGGATTTCGACGCCTTTTCCAACTTCATGCTTAAATACCAGAACTACCTCTACTACCCGATCCTTTTATTCGGCCGCTTCAACCTCTACCGATTGAGTTGGGAATATCTGATACTGGGCCAGGGACCGAGGAAGGGTCCCGCCTGGTGGCACCGTTGGTTTGAAATTGCCGGtcagatcttcttctggtACTGGTTTGGATATGGTGTTCTCTACAAATCTATCCCAACATGGGGCAGCCGTCTCGGCTTCCTTTTCATCTCGCATATGGTCACTGCGCCTGTCCACGTGCAGATTACCCTTTCCCACTTCGCCATGTCGACAGCAGATCTAGGCGTCCACGAATCGTTCCCTCAGAAGATGCTCCGCACGACGATGGATGTTGACTGCCCAACCTGGCTAGACTTTTTTCACGGCGGTCTTCAATTCCAAGCCATCCACCACCTCTACCCTCGTATTCCGCGCCATAACCTGCGCCGTACTCAGAGACTTGTCCTTGAATTTTGTCGCGACACCGGTATCCCATACGCGCTATACACCTTCACCGATGGAAACAAAGAAGTTATTGGGAAACTCGGCGATGTCGCCAAGCAAGTTCGGATTCTGGAAGAATGCAGGAAGTCATGCGCTGAGCAGGGTGTTTTCTCCGATCACCATTAG